From one Streptomyces sp. CA-210063 genomic stretch:
- a CDS encoding amino acid adenylation domain-containing protein — translation MQSNESPGEGLHDVFAAQARAQPRRTALIARYTRMSYGELDARAEELADRLAAAGVEQGHVVPILMPRSVDLVVTLLAVLKLGAAYALLDPDWPLTRLDAVVGQLRPPLVVARPGTRAELPAPLWTAAEDDTGEGPARAAVTVRGSDACCVFFTSGTTGRPKGVSTPHRATARLFRPGTFTRFDRDTVIPLAAALPWDAFSLELWAALYNGGTGVLIDEPFLTAEALRTMVTDHGVNTAWLTSSLFNLIVDEDLTAMSGLSQVMVGGERLSARHVGRFLDRFPDTALINGYGPVENTVFTTTHHITAADCARPGGIPLGRAVPGTSVFVLQGNRPCAAGEPGEICVAGDGLAHGYLGEPALTAEKFTQVDIDGEQVRLYRTGDMGVRDENGIVEFRGRIDRQVKIRGNRVEPAEVERQIVRLVPDVADCRVVPRWNELDGVFDLVAFCVPTRTGGAPPEVPAILARHLPAYQRPVDVAFVDSFPLTDRGKLDDRALLASLPEAPVESHQGPIGDPLVRMVAEVFAAVLGRPAVPPHTSFFEWGGSSLQAARACARIGKRAGRPVPLSSLYEHTSAERLGSWLRSAPGTNAVPPPTGDIPLTAMELVFLTRHLTTPQDRSAYCLMTWHLDGRLDQDALEAAVARVHERHQLLRTAFRADPRPHAEVTDVSAPPLELLDARPTVDEAVLALRRLFDEPLEPQDADLWRTALVPVTEGGGWLFGVLVHHIVFDGRSESVLARDLSDAYAGREPRTAPPTLAERARLTTAATAATDSAGRTQRVREEFQDVPQIRWPGRPGPGETGTGHLDLSVPKAVTACLDARGAALGASRFVVVLSAWADAMAAVCGQRDFAVGVPVAERTVPELEQAVGCLINMVPVRLRGHAVGGGEDGIRETGRAIHRAFGRSDVPFTAVAQGVGTATPGRPPVFQSLFALQDNAPPRLDLPGVVAAHLRQPYADLPLELHLEVWPDEDGVLDVVLSFRRDAVAAATAQKLLDGFHDRLALIAEGAPS, via the coding sequence TTGCAGTCGAATGAATCACCGGGGGAGGGACTGCATGACGTCTTCGCCGCACAGGCGCGCGCTCAGCCGCGCCGCACAGCCCTGATTGCTCGGTACACCCGGATGTCGTACGGTGAATTGGACGCCCGCGCCGAGGAATTAGCCGACCGGCTCGCCGCCGCCGGTGTCGAACAGGGTCATGTGGTGCCGATCCTGATGCCACGCTCCGTCGACCTGGTCGTCACTCTGCTGGCCGTTCTCAAACTCGGCGCCGCATACGCGCTGCTCGATCCGGACTGGCCGCTCACCCGTCTCGACGCGGTGGTCGGACAACTCCGGCCACCCCTCGTCGTCGCCCGACCGGGCACGAGGGCGGAGCTGCCCGCGCCGCTGTGGACAGCGGCCGAGGACGACACGGGGGAAGGCCCCGCACGCGCCGCGGTGACGGTACGGGGCTCCGACGCGTGCTGTGTGTTCTTCACCTCGGGCACCACGGGACGGCCCAAAGGAGTGAGCACCCCGCACCGGGCGACGGCACGGCTCTTCCGGCCCGGCACCTTCACGCGTTTCGACCGGGACACGGTGATCCCCCTCGCGGCGGCGCTGCCGTGGGACGCGTTCTCCCTCGAACTCTGGGCCGCGCTGTACAACGGCGGCACCGGCGTCCTGATCGACGAGCCCTTCCTGACGGCCGAGGCCCTGCGTACGATGGTCACCGACCACGGAGTGAACACGGCCTGGCTGACCAGCAGCCTGTTCAACCTGATCGTCGACGAGGACCTGACGGCGATGAGCGGCCTGTCCCAGGTCATGGTCGGCGGTGAACGCCTGTCCGCGCGGCACGTCGGCCGCTTCCTCGACCGGTTCCCCGACACGGCCCTGATCAACGGCTACGGTCCCGTCGAGAACACGGTGTTCACCACCACGCACCACATCACCGCCGCCGACTGCGCCCGCCCCGGCGGCATCCCGCTGGGGCGAGCGGTGCCCGGAACCTCCGTCTTCGTCCTCCAGGGCAACCGCCCCTGCGCGGCCGGGGAACCGGGCGAGATCTGCGTCGCGGGCGACGGCCTGGCCCACGGCTACCTCGGAGAACCGGCCCTCACCGCCGAGAAGTTCACGCAGGTCGACATCGACGGTGAGCAGGTCCGGCTGTACCGCACCGGAGACATGGGCGTCCGCGACGAGAACGGGATCGTCGAGTTCCGCGGGCGGATCGACCGGCAGGTGAAGATCCGGGGCAACCGCGTCGAACCGGCCGAGGTGGAGCGGCAGATCGTGCGCCTGGTCCCGGACGTCGCCGACTGCCGGGTGGTCCCTCGCTGGAACGAACTCGACGGCGTCTTCGACCTGGTGGCCTTCTGCGTGCCGACCCGGACCGGCGGAGCACCGCCGGAGGTACCGGCGATCCTCGCCCGCCATCTGCCCGCCTACCAACGCCCCGTCGACGTCGCCTTCGTCGACTCCTTCCCCCTGACCGACAGAGGCAAGCTGGACGATCGGGCCCTGCTGGCGAGCCTGCCCGAGGCGCCGGTCGAGAGCCACCAGGGCCCCATCGGCGACCCGCTCGTCCGCATGGTGGCCGAGGTCTTCGCCGCCGTGCTGGGCAGACCGGCCGTGCCACCGCACACGTCCTTCTTCGAGTGGGGAGGCTCCTCACTCCAGGCCGCCCGTGCCTGCGCGCGTATCGGCAAGCGGGCGGGGCGGCCGGTTCCCCTGTCGAGCCTGTACGAGCACACGTCGGCCGAACGCCTCGGATCCTGGCTGCGGTCGGCGCCCGGCACGAACGCCGTACCGCCGCCGACCGGTGACATCCCGCTGACCGCCATGGAGTTGGTCTTCCTCACCCGTCATCTGACGACGCCGCAGGACCGGTCGGCGTACTGCCTGATGACGTGGCACCTGGACGGCCGGCTCGACCAGGACGCCCTGGAGGCGGCCGTCGCCCGCGTCCACGAGCGGCACCAGCTGCTGCGCACGGCCTTCCGAGCGGATCCCCGGCCCCATGCCGAGGTCACCGACGTCTCCGCCCCGCCCCTGGAACTCCTGGACGCCCGGCCGACCGTCGACGAGGCGGTCCTCGCGCTGCGCCGGCTCTTCGACGAGCCCCTGGAACCTCAGGACGCCGACCTGTGGCGCACCGCGCTGGTGCCGGTGACCGAAGGGGGCGGCTGGCTGTTCGGGGTGCTGGTTCACCACATCGTCTTCGACGGCCGGTCGGAATCCGTCCTGGCGCGTGACCTGTCCGACGCCTACGCCGGACGGGAGCCGCGAACCGCCCCGCCCACCCTGGCCGAGCGGGCCCGGCTGACGACGGCGGCCACGGCCGCGACGGACTCGGCGGGGCGGACACAGCGGGTACGGGAGGAGTTCCAGGACGTGCCCCAGATCCGCTGGCCCGGACGGCCCGGCCCCGGGGAGACGGGCACGGGGCATCTCGACCTGTCCGTTCCCAAGGCCGTCACGGCGTGTCTCGACGCACGGGGCGCGGCGCTCGGAGCGAGCCGGTTCGTGGTGGTCCTGTCGGCCTGGGCGGACGCCATGGCCGCGGTCTGCGGGCAGCGGGACTTCGCGGTGGGCGTGCCCGTCGCCGAGCGCACCGTCCCGGAACTGGAGCAGGCCGTCGGCTGCCTGATCAACATGGTGCCGGTGCGCCTGCGCGGTCACGCGGTGGGCGGTGGCGAGGACGGCATCCGCGAGACCGGGAGAGCGATCCACCGGGCCTTCGGCCGCAGCGATGTCCCCTTCACGGCCGTCGCGCAGGGCGTCGGGACGGCGACGCCCGGGCGGCCGCCGGTGTTCCAGTCCCTTTTCGCCCTCCAGGACAACGCCCCGCCCCGGCTCGACCTGCCCGGTGTCGTCGCCGCGCATCTGCGCCAGCCGTACGCCGACCTGCCGTTGGAGCTGCACCTCGAGGTATGGCCGGACGAGGACGGCGTGCTCGACGTGGTGCTCTCGTTCCGGCGTGACGCCGTCGCTGCGGCCACCGCGCAGAAGCTGCTCGACGGTTTCCACGACCGTCTTGCCCTGATCGCCGAGGGAGCCCCGTCATGA
- a CDS encoding MFS transporter, translating into MPRLIPDTRPQRVLAASNFVYTIGNGLYLTAGVLYFTQAVHLPADDVGLGLGLAGLVALALGVTVGHLADRWGARGVYTVTLAVQALATAGFVMADAFWPFVLAVCAAAGAKTAGTAARSPLIRHYGGDRPQEFRAYLRAVTNLGISLGAVLAGWVVQVGTLTAYQLMVIGNAIAFVVAAVILVLLPPVAPVPALGGPRWTAVRDRPYLLLTALDGIMAVQFKVLTVGIPLWLVGATTAPHWLISGTILTSTVIVIAFQVRASRSIVSPAAGGNAYRRAGVAFLVSCSLISLAAGIPAWAAGALLITAAVIHTVGELWYSAAGFEVSFALAPRHATGQYLGVFGLGAGLADALGPALIISLCITWGRPGWYVVGALFALTGLAAPLAVRWAQRRQDARKTRPEPAENASAA; encoded by the coding sequence ATGCCCCGCCTGATTCCGGACACCCGGCCGCAGCGCGTCCTCGCGGCCTCGAACTTCGTCTACACCATTGGCAACGGCCTCTATCTGACTGCCGGAGTGCTGTACTTCACCCAGGCGGTTCACCTTCCGGCGGATGACGTGGGACTCGGCCTCGGCTTAGCCGGTCTTGTCGCACTGGCCCTGGGTGTCACGGTCGGTCATCTGGCGGACAGATGGGGAGCGCGCGGCGTCTATACGGTCACCCTGGCGGTCCAGGCACTGGCCACGGCCGGCTTCGTGATGGCGGACGCCTTCTGGCCGTTCGTCCTCGCGGTCTGCGCGGCGGCCGGGGCGAAGACGGCCGGGACCGCCGCCCGCTCCCCGCTCATCAGGCACTACGGAGGGGACCGGCCACAGGAATTCCGGGCCTATCTCCGTGCGGTGACCAACCTCGGCATCTCCCTCGGTGCCGTGCTGGCGGGCTGGGTGGTTCAGGTCGGCACGCTCACCGCCTATCAACTGATGGTCATCGGCAACGCGATCGCCTTCGTGGTCGCCGCGGTGATCCTGGTCCTCCTCCCGCCGGTCGCACCGGTCCCCGCCCTCGGCGGCCCCCGCTGGACCGCCGTCCGCGACCGCCCTTACCTGCTGCTCACCGCCCTCGACGGCATCATGGCCGTCCAGTTCAAGGTTCTCACCGTGGGCATCCCGCTCTGGCTCGTCGGTGCCACCACCGCCCCGCACTGGCTCATCTCAGGCACGATTCTCACCAGCACCGTCATCGTCATCGCATTCCAGGTGCGAGCGAGCCGCAGCATCGTTTCCCCAGCGGCCGGCGGAAACGCCTACCGCAGGGCGGGCGTGGCCTTTCTCGTTTCCTGCTCACTGATCTCGCTGGCCGCCGGCATACCGGCGTGGGCTGCCGGGGCACTGCTCATCACCGCGGCGGTGATCCACACAGTCGGCGAACTGTGGTACTCCGCCGCGGGCTTCGAGGTGTCCTTCGCCCTCGCCCCCCGGCATGCCACCGGCCAGTACCTGGGCGTGTTCGGCCTGGGCGCGGGACTGGCCGACGCCCTCGGGCCGGCTCTGATCATCTCGCTCTGCATCACCTGGGGCCGCCCCGGGTGGTACGTCGTGGGAGCGCTGTTCGCCCTGACGGGCCTGGCGGCGCCGCTCGCCGTCCGCTGGGCGCAACGTCGGCAGGACGCTCGGAAGACGCGGCCCGAACCTGCGGAGAACGCGTCAGCCGCCTGA
- a CDS encoding cytochrome P450 translates to MTVIAFTPADVVDPDLHASGEVHELWSWMRHHAPVHWHEPGALPGFWSLTRYEDIRDVYQNPAVFSSAQGVLLRPTDLGQDPGSGLTMALTDPPRHRALRGQVADRFSERCARSLAGEMRAEIRSVVTRAVESGTCDVVHDIGARLSSHNIGRLLGVPPEDRERLLAWTTEAFESGKPLTSHLPLMRYFIDMMYARMERPADDAMGMFVDNEVQGELLTETEILLGCENLVGASENAGLSMASGILALAAHPQQWQRLVRERDGELSRTAAEEVLRWTSSATHSMRTATADTVIHGRRIAAGDRVVLWIPSANRDESVFTEPERFDLGRRPNRHLALGTGEHVCIGSTMARHQMRMLLETLAELVTVIEPAGDVEPLRSITVNGPAHATVRLVAR, encoded by the coding sequence ATGACCGTCATCGCCTTCACCCCTGCCGACGTCGTCGACCCGGATCTGCACGCCTCCGGCGAGGTGCACGAGCTGTGGTCCTGGATGAGACACCACGCCCCGGTCCACTGGCACGAACCGGGCGCCCTGCCGGGCTTCTGGTCGCTCACCCGGTACGAGGACATACGGGACGTGTACCAGAACCCGGCCGTCTTCAGTTCGGCGCAGGGTGTCCTGCTGCGGCCGACGGATCTGGGGCAGGATCCCGGCAGCGGTCTGACCATGGCCCTGACCGATCCGCCCAGGCACCGCGCCCTGCGCGGGCAGGTGGCCGACCGGTTCAGCGAACGGTGCGCCCGTTCCCTGGCGGGCGAGATGCGCGCCGAGATCCGCTCCGTGGTGACGCGTGCCGTCGAGTCGGGCACCTGCGACGTGGTCCACGACATCGGAGCCCGGCTCTCCAGCCACAACATCGGCAGGTTGCTCGGTGTGCCGCCGGAGGACCGCGAGCGGCTTCTGGCGTGGACCACGGAGGCGTTCGAGTCCGGCAAACCCCTCACCAGCCACCTCCCGCTGATGCGCTATTTCATCGACATGATGTACGCGCGGATGGAGCGGCCCGCGGACGACGCGATGGGCATGTTCGTCGACAACGAGGTGCAGGGGGAGCTGCTGACCGAGACCGAGATCCTGCTGGGCTGCGAGAACCTCGTCGGAGCGTCGGAGAACGCGGGCCTGTCGATGGCCTCGGGGATCCTCGCCCTCGCCGCCCATCCGCAGCAGTGGCAGCGGCTGGTGCGGGAGCGGGACGGCGAACTGTCGAGGACCGCGGCGGAGGAGGTGCTGCGGTGGACGAGCAGCGCCACGCACAGCATGCGGACGGCCACGGCGGACACCGTCATCCACGGTCGGCGCATCGCCGCCGGGGACCGGGTCGTGCTGTGGATCCCCTCGGCCAACCGGGACGAGTCGGTGTTCACGGAACCCGAACGGTTCGACCTCGGCCGGCGGCCCAACCGCCATCTGGCCCTGGGTACCGGCGAGCACGTCTGCATCGGGAGCACCATGGCCCGCCACCAGATGCGGATGCTCCTGGAGACGCTCGCGGAGTTGGTCACCGTCATCGAACCGGCCGGAGACGTGGAGCCGCTGCGTTCGATCACGGTGAACGGACCGGCACACGCCACTGTGCGCCTCGTCGCCCGCTGA
- a CDS encoding type I polyketide synthase, which produces MEYPISNGMMGDVVTSRDRSLDVAVTGMAARLPGPRGIDDWWDSQLHGSVHSRRYTREELVAAGVPAALAADPDYVPVRGHLDDWDRFDHDFFQIRGREAELMDPQHRWMLEVAWNALADAGIPPRDDTLVTSVYASMTGSGYMRAMVRGGHLDPGLLDDVIHGTEPDFMASRVAYKLGLTGPAFAVQTACSSSLVAVHLAVQALLSGDCDQALVVGAGFGYPQAGHLHQPGGVLSATGACRPFDRHADGVIAGSGAGAVVLRRLSDITEDDPVPYGVILGSAINNDGNTKAGYYAPSAAGQERVIGAALSAAEVDGGSIGYLEAHGTGTRIGDPIEWTAAGSALRRAGAGQGSVAVGALKASIGHLDAAAGVAALIRALLVVRSGVIPPVAGFTARNPLLETENCPLYIPTEAVPWAGERPRRAGVSAFGIGGTNAHVVIEQAPPREPTAPAHAHAPAPAPEMRAPRERLVLLSAADPEALDRVADALAVHLRTHDPDLGEVCGTLVNGRPVLGERLAVTGRTSAEVAERLAGRSGVSRGTAPVTGPAPVVFLFPGGGTQRPAMAEPFTVLPGFRRALDRCLAAFVSPLAERIRQALFDPDFPADELNRPGLAQPSLFAVGHAAATALMDLGVRPAAVCGHSSGEITAAAVAGVFGLEDAATFIAARGRAMQDCPEGAMLAIGAEVKQALALAEEWGLDLDVAAVNGPDSCVLGGPVDEVEEYLRRVGDTCFVRRLRYTHAGHSRLIEPALPALTEAMARIGLRPPALPIALNVSGRVVAAGTALPRDMFVTQVRQSVLFGAALDSLAEHVPGALTVEIGPGRPLSPMAEAAGFPVVALDQGRDAPGAAALGGVGALWAVGQPIAPDGLTGGGRRARLPGYPFSGPRSVAPEALASPATDPSRSPVVTPLPEQRSQEPEPDSTAPVDPAEGVTRIWAELLGRDDFPAAADFFAEGGDSLLITRLIRRVNSEFGIRVPVREMLARRTLNGHIAVVRRIRDEADKQEKNDR; this is translated from the coding sequence ATGGAATATCCGATTTCCAACGGCATGATGGGGGACGTTGTGACGAGTCGGGATCGCTCCTTGGACGTCGCGGTCACGGGTATGGCAGCGCGGTTACCGGGCCCCCGCGGAATCGACGACTGGTGGGATTCCCAGCTCCACGGCAGCGTGCACAGCAGGAGATACACGCGGGAGGAGCTGGTCGCGGCCGGAGTGCCCGCCGCGTTGGCGGCCGACCCGGACTACGTGCCCGTACGCGGCCATCTCGACGACTGGGACCGCTTCGACCACGACTTCTTCCAGATCCGGGGGCGCGAGGCCGAACTCATGGACCCTCAGCATCGCTGGATGCTGGAGGTGGCCTGGAACGCCCTTGCGGACGCGGGGATTCCGCCCCGGGACGACACGCTGGTGACCAGCGTCTACGCGTCCATGACGGGCAGCGGCTACATGCGTGCGATGGTCCGCGGCGGACACCTCGATCCGGGCCTGCTGGACGACGTGATCCACGGTACCGAGCCGGACTTCATGGCGAGCCGCGTGGCCTACAAACTCGGTCTGACCGGACCCGCGTTCGCCGTGCAGACGGCCTGCTCCTCCTCACTGGTTGCCGTACACCTGGCGGTGCAGGCGCTGCTCAGCGGCGACTGCGACCAGGCCCTCGTGGTGGGGGCCGGTTTCGGATACCCGCAGGCGGGTCATCTGCACCAGCCGGGCGGCGTGCTGTCCGCCACGGGTGCGTGCCGCCCGTTCGACCGGCACGCGGACGGGGTGATCGCCGGGTCCGGCGCGGGTGCCGTGGTGCTGCGCCGCCTGTCGGACATCACCGAGGACGACCCCGTGCCGTACGGCGTCATCCTGGGCTCCGCGATCAACAACGACGGGAACACCAAGGCCGGTTACTACGCACCGTCCGCCGCGGGGCAGGAGCGGGTCATCGGCGCGGCGCTGAGCGCGGCCGAGGTCGACGGCGGGTCGATCGGCTATCTGGAGGCCCACGGCACCGGCACCCGCATCGGGGACCCGATCGAGTGGACGGCGGCCGGCTCCGCGCTGCGCAGGGCGGGAGCCGGGCAGGGCAGTGTGGCGGTGGGCGCCTTGAAGGCCAGCATCGGCCACCTGGACGCCGCCGCGGGAGTCGCCGCGCTGATCAGGGCCCTGCTGGTGGTGCGCAGCGGTGTGATCCCGCCCGTCGCGGGGTTCACCGCGCGCAATCCCCTGTTGGAGACCGAGAACTGCCCCCTGTACATACCCACCGAGGCCGTCCCCTGGGCCGGGGAGCGTCCGCGACGCGCCGGGGTGAGCGCGTTCGGTATCGGCGGCACCAACGCGCATGTCGTGATCGAGCAGGCGCCGCCTCGCGAGCCGACCGCTCCCGCCCACGCCCACGCTCCCGCTCCCGCCCCCGAGATGCGGGCGCCGCGCGAGCGCCTGGTGCTCCTGTCGGCGGCGGATCCCGAGGCACTCGACCGCGTGGCCGACGCTCTGGCCGTCCACCTCAGGACCCACGACCCGGATCTCGGCGAAGTCTGCGGCACCCTGGTCAACGGCCGCCCGGTCCTGGGTGAACGCCTCGCGGTCACGGGTCGGACGAGCGCCGAGGTCGCCGAACGCCTCGCCGGCCGGTCCGGGGTGTCCCGGGGCACCGCGCCGGTGACGGGCCCCGCCCCGGTGGTCTTCCTCTTCCCCGGCGGGGGCACTCAACGGCCGGCCATGGCCGAGCCCTTCACCGTGCTCCCCGGGTTCCGCCGGGCGCTCGACCGGTGCCTCGCGGCGTTCGTCTCTCCGCTGGCGGAGCGGATCCGGCAGGCGCTGTTCGACCCGGACTTCCCCGCCGACGAGCTGAACCGGCCCGGACTGGCGCAGCCGTCTCTCTTCGCCGTCGGCCACGCGGCGGCGACCGCACTCATGGACCTGGGGGTCCGGCCGGCCGCGGTGTGCGGACACAGTTCCGGCGAGATCACCGCGGCCGCCGTCGCCGGAGTCTTCGGCCTGGAGGATGCGGCCACGTTCATCGCGGCGCGCGGCCGGGCCATGCAGGACTGCCCGGAGGGCGCGATGCTGGCCATCGGGGCGGAGGTGAAGCAGGCCCTCGCTCTCGCCGAGGAGTGGGGTCTCGACCTCGACGTGGCCGCGGTCAACGGCCCGGACTCCTGCGTGCTGGGAGGGCCGGTCGATGAGGTGGAGGAATACCTGCGGCGCGTCGGCGACACCTGTTTCGTACGGCGCCTGCGCTACACCCACGCGGGCCACTCCCGTCTGATCGAGCCCGCGCTGCCCGCGCTCACCGAGGCGATGGCGCGGATCGGGCTCCGGCCGCCGGCCCTGCCGATCGCGCTCAACGTGTCCGGTCGGGTCGTCGCGGCCGGTACCGCCCTGCCGCGCGACATGTTCGTCACTCAGGTACGGCAGTCCGTGCTGTTCGGCGCCGCCCTCGACTCGCTGGCCGAACATGTGCCGGGCGCCCTGACCGTGGAGATCGGTCCGGGGCGGCCCCTGTCACCGATGGCTGAGGCGGCCGGTTTCCCCGTGGTCGCTCTGGACCAGGGCAGGGACGCGCCGGGGGCCGCCGCGCTGGGTGGCGTCGGCGCACTGTGGGCCGTGGGACAACCGATCGCGCCGGACGGGCTGACCGGCGGCGGCCGTAGGGCCAGGCTGCCCGGCTACCCGTTCTCGGGACCGCGCTCGGTGGCCCCGGAAGCGCTCGCCTCGCCCGCGACGGACCCGAGCCGCTCTCCGGTCGTCACGCCACTGCCGGAGCAGCGGAGCCAGGAGCCGGAACCCGACAGCACGGCTCCGGTCGACCCGGCGGAGGGAGTGACACGGATCTGGGCGGAACTGCTCGGCCGGGACGATTTCCCGGCGGCCGCCGACTTCTTCGCCGAGGGCGGGGACTCCCTGCTGATCACCCGGCTGATCCGCAGGGTGAACAGCGAGTTCGGCATCCGTGTCCCCGTGCGCGAAATGCTGGCCCGACGTACGTTGAACGGCCATATCGCGGTGGTCCGCCGGATCCGGGACGAGGCGGACAAGCAGGAAAAAAATGACCGTTAA
- a CDS encoding non-ribosomal peptide synthetase: MVARLAADQPAAVAVRCADIAVTYGELISWSRQLSHRLAAAGVGAGDRVALLTEPSAAMIASVLGVLGAGAAYVPIDPAQPDARVATILHDAQVKAVMTTAHTRHRVAGSQVPVVTVSNVPGEEPDAATYDSFATAVGPADPAYLIYTSGSTGEPKGVIVEHRNLAASTRARLMVHPGNPTFLLTSPLAFDSSVAGIWGTLQAGGCLVVASADDLRDPDRLVSLISRHRVNRILCVPTLYRLLLDAAERVGNAALASLRQVIVAGEALPQSLVDRHFAAHSPGVDLINEYGPTETTVWATFHRFVGVEPVSIGGPIPGARLYVLDDEFQPVPPGAEGELFIGGPGVTRGYFGRPEATAAVFLDDPFAVEPDARMYRTGDIVRRNADHRLDFVGRKDDQIKVRGHRVELGAVESTLRPLEGVEEAVVLPDARGSGLIGFVASREGTDPIALRRALAEKLPPVMVPGELRVLPELPRSLNGKLDRALLRTLAAEPLAARPSAVPPAVDALTAQVTAAWAEVLGVATVPLDVNFFDLGGNSLAMFTLQDALEQHCGLRPSVVALFQETTVAAQAALIRATREQGEDTVPSSSAEAARRARTARLRQQRARKGARQ; the protein is encoded by the coding sequence GTGGTGGCCCGCCTGGCCGCCGACCAACCCGCGGCGGTCGCCGTGCGCTGCGCCGACATCGCCGTCACCTACGGTGAGCTGATCTCCTGGTCCCGGCAGTTGTCCCACCGCCTCGCCGCAGCCGGGGTGGGCGCCGGTGACCGCGTCGCCCTCCTCACGGAGCCCTCCGCCGCGATGATCGCGTCCGTCCTCGGCGTCCTCGGCGCGGGCGCCGCCTATGTGCCCATCGATCCGGCCCAGCCGGATGCCCGTGTCGCCACGATCCTCCACGACGCACAGGTGAAGGCCGTCATGACGACGGCACACACGCGGCATCGGGTGGCCGGCTCCCAGGTGCCCGTCGTGACGGTCTCGAACGTCCCCGGCGAGGAACCGGACGCCGCGACCTACGACTCCTTCGCGACCGCGGTCGGCCCGGCGGATCCGGCCTACCTCATCTACACCTCGGGCAGCACGGGCGAGCCCAAGGGCGTCATCGTCGAGCACCGCAATCTCGCCGCCTCGACCCGGGCCCGCCTCATGGTCCACCCGGGGAACCCGACCTTCCTCCTGACGTCACCGCTGGCCTTCGACTCGTCGGTCGCCGGGATATGGGGGACCCTCCAGGCGGGCGGCTGCCTGGTCGTGGCGTCCGCCGACGACCTGCGTGACCCCGATCGGCTGGTGTCCCTCATCAGCCGCCATCGCGTGAACCGCATCCTGTGCGTGCCCACTCTGTACCGGCTGCTGCTCGACGCCGCCGAACGCGTCGGCAACGCTGCGCTGGCCTCCCTGCGGCAGGTGATCGTGGCGGGCGAGGCCCTGCCGCAGTCGCTGGTCGACCGACATTTCGCGGCCCACTCCCCCGGAGTGGACCTGATCAACGAGTACGGTCCGACCGAGACGACCGTGTGGGCCACCTTCCACCGCTTCGTCGGCGTCGAGCCGGTCAGCATCGGCGGCCCGATCCCCGGCGCCCGGCTCTACGTCCTCGACGACGAGTTCCAGCCCGTGCCTCCGGGCGCGGAGGGCGAGTTGTTCATCGGCGGGCCCGGGGTGACGCGTGGTTACTTCGGCCGTCCCGAGGCCACGGCCGCGGTCTTCCTCGACGACCCCTTCGCCGTCGAGCCCGACGCGCGCATGTACCGGACCGGTGACATCGTGCGCCGGAACGCGGACCACCGGCTGGACTTCGTCGGCCGCAAGGACGACCAGATCAAGGTCCGCGGCCACCGCGTGGAACTCGGTGCGGTCGAGTCGACGCTGCGCCCGCTGGAAGGCGTCGAGGAGGCGGTCGTCCTGCCCGACGCACGGGGATCGGGCCTGATCGGCTTCGTCGCCTCGCGGGAGGGCACGGACCCGATCGCGCTGCGCCGCGCCCTCGCGGAGAAGCTGCCGCCCGTGATGGTGCCCGGCGAACTGCGCGTCCTGCCGGAACTGCCGCGCAGCCTCAACGGCAAACTCGACCGCGCGCTGCTGCGCACGCTCGCCGCGGAGCCGCTCGCCGCCCGGCCCTCGGCCGTGCCCCCCGCAGTCGACGCGCTCACCGCCCAGGTGACCGCCGCCTGGGCGGAGGTGCTCGGCGTGGCCACGGTGCCGCTGGACGTCAACTTCTTCGATCTCGGCGGCAATTCGCTGGCCATGTTCACGTTGCAGGATGCCCTGGAGCAGCACTGCGGGCTGCGGCCGTCGGTCGTCGCCCTGTTCCAGGAAACCACCGTGGCAGCACAGGCCGCGCTCATCCGCGCCACACGCGAGCAGGGGGAGGACACCGTGCCGTCCTCCTCCGCCGAGGCTGCCCGCAGGGCCCGTACGGCCAGGCTTCGCCAGCAGCGCGCGCGGAAGGGAGCCCGCCAGTGA